From the Stieleria sp. JC731 genome, the window GCGCTGAACAGTCGGTGACAAGCCGCCGAAAATCTTCTAGTCCCGAATGAATAACGTTCTCTTTCGCCATGGATCATCCACGAAGAAATTCATGGCTTCTGCTCACCAAGTGCCCATGGTCTCTGCTCATGAGGTGGTTGTGCGGAACTCTATTGGGCACTCTGATTGTGCTGGTCAGCTCACCTCTTTTTGTGCGAAGCTACGTACCGAAGGTCGATGCCCCAGTCCGTGATTCGGTCGTTTTAAAGCCGGGCGTCTCCTATCGCTGGCGAAGCGAAGGCTACGCAACGACTCAGATTGGCTCGTTGGGGATGCCAGGAAAGTCAAATTTGGTCGAAGGAGCGGAGTTGCGTTTTGCCCTTTGGGGTGACTCACAGGCCGAAGGTGTCTGTGTCGATGATGCTGCGAAAATCCATGCAAGGATTGAGCACCATTCCCTGCAATCGCTCGACATCCCAATCTCGGTGCTGCCTTTTGCCCGTAGCGGTGACGACTGCAATGACTGGATTCGGCAGATCCGCTCGATCGAACGCAACCAGGACTCGACATCGATTGCGGCCCATGTTTTCTTGCTAACCGAGATTTCGGATTGGCTTGTCGAACCTACCGATGCGGACGAATTCGTCAACGAAAGGATTAATTGGCTGTCCTCCGCAGTTCCAGCAATGTTGATTCAAGCCGGAAGAAACATCTTGATCGACAGCAAGACCGATTCGATTCGACAGTTGCGGTTCCGTCCGGGCCCTCTCGAAAGAGTTGCTTCCAGACAGCAAGTAGAAAACACACTACCAACCGAGCTTCTCGCATTTCAACTCGCAAGACTTCGCTCGGCAACCAGCAAACCCTGCGTCTTCGTATTTACATCGCTGTATCCGGCAATTGCGGATGGCAAGATCGTCGTGGGAGGCGAAAGCAATCCGACGAAAGATTCTGAACGCGCCGTAGCGATGTCCGGGTTATGTCACGACCTCGGTTTCGAGTTTGTCGACTTGCAGTCGGCCATGACCGACTTGGTTGACGCAGGAACTTGGCCGCGAGGGTTCCACAACGGGCAATTCGGCGTCGGACATTTTAATGCCGTCGGAAACGATATGATCGCCGCTGAGATTGTCCGAGCGTTTGATGAGCTTGGAATACTTCCAAGGGCGGAGGACTGACCTAGGCATGCAGTTCACGATCGCCGAATTCTATCTGTTTTTCATCGCCGTTTTTGTTCTCGTTTGGAGCACCCGATCACTTGCCGTTCGCAACTGGGTTTTGCTTGTTGCCAGCTACTACTTTTATGCCTATTGGGACATTCGATTCTGCGGACTGTTGATCCTTTCCACGCTCGTCGACTTCGCCGCAGGATCTCGAATCGCTTCTGCAAGCGACGCAAGACAACGTAAGCGATGGTTGATGCTCAGTCTGGTGGTCAACCTAGGGTCGCTGGCGTTTTTCAAGTACTTCAATTTCTTTATCGAATCAGCTCAAAACTTGCTGACGCCCTGGGGCGTTCATGTTCGCACGCTGGAGATCATTCTGCCGGTTGGAATTTCGTTTTACACGTTCCAGACGCTGAGCTATACGATTGATATCTATCGGGGAAAGCTGAAACCATGTCGGACGATCGTTGACTTTGCACTCTACGTGGCATTCTTTCCACAATTGGTCGCCGGTCCGATCGTTCGCGCATCCGAGCTGTTACCGCAGTTGACTTGTAGGCCACAATGGTCCAGTCGTCGATGTTATGGCGGTGCCCAGACTATCCTGCGTGGACTGGTGAAGAAAGTTCTGATCGCTGATCGCCTTGGCGAGTTTGTTGACGTGGTCTTTGCCGGTCCAGAGCTCTATAGCGGAATCACAGTCTGGTTGGCAGTCATCGCCTATGCGGGACAGATTTACTATGACTTCTCCGGGTACTCCGACATTGCAATCGGCTTGGCCAAGATGCTCGGATACCGATTCCCACGAAATTTCAGGCACCCCTATCTCGCCGTTGGGATGTCACAGTTTTGGCGTCGATGGCATATGACTTTGTCTCGCTGGTTGCGTGACTATGTTTACATACCGCTCGGCGGGAACCGAGGCGGTCGATCTCGCGAATTCGTCAACTTGATGTTGACCATGACATTGGGTGGTCTATGGCACGGTGCGGCCTGGACGTTCGTGTTGTGGGGAGCTTGGCACGGTTTCGCACTATGCGTGGAACGTCATTACCCAGTCCGCCGATCGATTCCGCTAAGTATGTTTATCCATTGGATTTTGACAATCGCTGTCGTGCTTTTCGGTTGGGTGCTATTCCGCAGCCAGTCAATGTCGGATGCCGGCGAAGTGTTCGGTCAACTCGCTTTCCAATCGCCGGGCATTCTTTGGCTGCCTCCACTGGCAATCATCGCGATGCTCGCGATGGTTGTCGATCATTGTGTTTGGCATAGCCGGTGGCGATTGGCAATGCGACTTCCGATCGATCGGTTTTACTCACCGGTCTGTACAGCGATCATGATTTGGTGCTTATTGCTTTACGCACCTCGCGGATTCACCCCGTTCGTTTACTTTCAGTTTTAGTCGGATGATTCGATCAACAGTATCCAACCGGGGCTAACGCCCATTCGGCTAATCAGAATTCAAGCTGGAGCCCTATCAGCCGCACCGCGTTAGCGGCGGCTCTCGAACTGGCAACCGGGGCCAACGCCCATTCGAGTAATCCGGAAATCTACTAGGACCAAATTATCAGCTATTTCGAACCTTCGCGAAGATCAACAAAGAACAGTTGAT encodes:
- a CDS encoding MBOAT family O-acyltransferase, whose product is MSLEYFQGRRTDLGMQFTIAEFYLFFIAVFVLVWSTRSLAVRNWVLLVASYYFYAYWDIRFCGLLILSTLVDFAAGSRIASASDARQRKRWLMLSLVVNLGSLAFFKYFNFFIESAQNLLTPWGVHVRTLEIILPVGISFYTFQTLSYTIDIYRGKLKPCRTIVDFALYVAFFPQLVAGPIVRASELLPQLTCRPQWSSRRCYGGAQTILRGLVKKVLIADRLGEFVDVVFAGPELYSGITVWLAVIAYAGQIYYDFSGYSDIAIGLAKMLGYRFPRNFRHPYLAVGMSQFWRRWHMTLSRWLRDYVYIPLGGNRGGRSREFVNLMLTMTLGGLWHGAAWTFVLWGAWHGFALCVERHYPVRRSIPLSMFIHWILTIAVVLFGWVLFRSQSMSDAGEVFGQLAFQSPGILWLPPLAIIAMLAMVVDHCVWHSRWRLAMRLPIDRFYSPVCTAIMIWCLLLYAPRGFTPFVYFQF